CCAAAACGGCGGCCGATTCCATCGCCATCGACACTCCGGCGCCGGCGTTTGGCAGTATGGCGTGAACCGCGTCTCCGACAAGCACCACCCTTCCGCGCGACCAGCCATCCATCCTGAGGTCATTGTATTCATCATAGTAAACTTCGCGTGGGTCATCGAGACCGCGCAGAATTTCCGGCACCACCCCTCCGAACTCGGCGAAACTCTGCCGGATGCTTTCTATTCTCGTATCAACGCTGTCGCGTACGCCGGACTTTCTTCTCACGCTGGTGAAAACAGCAAGGCGTCCGCGCGTCGGCCACATTCCAAGGAACTTTCCCCTTCCCCAGTACTCAATGATCCCTTCGTGTGAGCAGAGGTCGGGGTTGACCCAGAATCCCCACCCGGACATGCCGCTGTAGCGAAGCGGCACTTCGCCGAAAACGTCCCTGCGGACTTTGGACCTTATCCCGTCACATCCTATAACGAGATCGTAGGTCCCTGCACTTCCGTCGCTGAACACCGTCTCGACCCCGTCCTCCGTATCCTCAAGGGAGACAACCATGGTGTTCATCCTGATTGAATCTTCGCTTACCGCCGCCCTCAGTATGTCTATGAGATCGGGGCGGTAAATGCTTATTATGGGGCCGTATTTTTCCACCACGGAGTCTATCGTGTAGCTGTTTATGACCTTGCCCCTGTAGTTGGAAATGTTGTAACTGGTAAAAGCGCAGCCCTGCTCCTGCAGCCGCTCGTAGAGACCAAGCCCCTTGAGTATCCTGCTACCGGAAGGCCAGACCACTATCACGTACCCCACGTCTCCGAACTCGGGGGCTCTCTCAACCAAGGTGGGCTGAAACCCCCGCTGCTGGAGAAGCCCGCAAAGCGTGAGTCCGGCAATGCCGCCGCCGACTATGAGAACTTTCATGTCAGGACCGTAACGGATACGGCCGTTTGAGTGCGTGGGGGCGCTCCCAGCCTGGTTCATCTTTCTCTCCACATCTTGATCCTTAAAAACCTAAGAAGACCGACCCTAGATTACAAAAAGAAATTATAAACTATTTTCAAAAGACTGCTTAATTGCGTTTTTGGTAACCTTGCCCATGGAGTTTCTCGGAAGTGAGGAAAGAAGCAGAAGACGGGTCGGAAGCTTGTACCGGGCAAGCCCGCAGGAAGCCCAGTCGCGAAGCTCTTCAAGCTCTATCGAGAAGCCCTCCCTTAAAACAAGCGCGGCCCCCACCCTCTCTCCCCAGCTAGGGTCGGAAATCCCGACCACGGCGCATTCCTCAACAAGCGGATGCTCCCGGAGCACTTCTTCTATCTCGAGAGCAGATATCTTGTATCCGCCTGACTTTATTATGTCCACCGACTCCCGCCCGAGTATCCGGTAGGAACCTCCTTGCTCCAAAAACGCAATATCTCCCGTTTTGAACCATCCATCACAAAAGGCATTTTCGGTCTCCCGCGGCTTTCCCCAGTACTCAAGAAACACGTTTTCTCCCCTCACCCTGATTTCCCCTTGACCTCCTTCCCGCAGCTGGCCGTCCCGCGCGTCGAAAATACCCACCTCGACTCCCGGCATCGCAAACCCCACGCGCCCCGGAAGCCTCTCGCCCCTGTAGGGATTCGAAAGAGCCATACCTATTTCGGTCATCCCGTACCTCTCAAGGAGCACATGACCGCTTATTTCCTTCCATTTCTCAAGAACGGACACGGGAAGAGCTGCGGAACCGCAGACCATGAGGCGCAATTTCCGCGTGCAGTCGCTCATCTGTTTTTTCTTCTGGGCAGTTGAATTCTCCCAGAAATCTATCAGCTTGGAATAGATCGTCGGAACTCCCATAAAAAGGGTCAGGTCTTTTTTCTCGAACCCCTCCCATACATCCCGCGGGGAAAATCCGTCCATCATTACGCACCTGGCACCCGACCACAGGGAGCAGAGAACAACATTCAGTATGCCGTGGAGGTGATGGAGGGGTAGGACGTTGAGTATGGAATCCTCAGGGCTCCACTCCCACGCCCCCGCCATGCTGTTTATCTGGGCCTTTATGTTAAGATGCGTTGAGACGACCCCTTTCGGCCTAGAGGTTGTGCCACTCGTGTATATGATCATCGCCCTTCTTTCCTCGCGGATGAGCGGGGGTTCTCCGTCTGCCGGCCGCAGGACATCCTCGAGTTCTCGTAACCCCACTCCGGCGCCAAAAGAAATCCCCTCGAGCTTGTACCCAAGATCCGGGTGAAAGATCACCGTATCGGCTCCGGAGTCCCCTATGACGTATTCTATCTCTCTTGGCGAATGTGCCATCCCCAAGGGAACGGAGACACCTCCCGCCATCCACACGCCGAGCTTGAGGGCGACATACCCGAATCCAGGGGGAACGATAAAGGCCACCCTCTTCTCCTCAAGATCTCTTTGGCCGCCGAGAAGGTTAAGCGCCCCGAAACGGGAGACGCGCAGCAAATCTGTGTAAGTGAAATTTCCCGTCCAGTCCTCAACCGCGGTTCTCTCCGCGAAACTGCCTGCCCTCTGTATAAGCTCGATCCCGGCCACGATACCTCCTTTAACCTCCCGGCTTTTTGTTTTATAATAATAAGACCTTAAACAGATGCCCGCAATCCGCTTCAGCGGGCTGTTTTCAATCAGTTACGATCATGGCGCAGCAACGTGAAATCACTGAACTTGGAAACCCCGTGCTCAGGCAGAAAGCCGAAAGCGTCGAAAACATAAGCGACACGGATATTCAGGAACTGATTGACGACCTGATTATCACAGCCGCCGAAGCAAGCGGCGTCGGAATCGCCGCTCCCCAAGTATCCGAGTCCCTGCGAATTTTCATAATCGCCGGAACTGCGAGCCCACGCTACCCCGATGTCCCCGAAACAGAGACCAGGGTGATAATTAACCCGGAAATAGTTTCGGTGTCCGACGAGTTGGAAAAAGGCTGGGAAGGATGCCTCAGCATTCCGGGACTCCGGGCGCTTGTGCCGAGACACAAGTACATCCAAGCGACATACAGGGACAGGAACAACAATCTCGTCGAAGAGAGCTTTTCGGACTTTGCGGCGAGAGTGTTCCAGCACGAATACGACCACATAAACGGAGTGGTATTTCTCGACAGGGTCGAAAGTTCGCTGGAGATAATCACAGAAAACGAATACATGAAACTTGTTGCCGAGTCTGATTCCGAAGAGGAAGAATGAAACTGTCCGCGGGAGCGGAGAAACTAAATTAAGGAGAAATTCATGAGCGAATACCCAGAAGGTCTTGATCACGCCATAGATCACGGTTTTTACGACGCCGTTTTCCAGAGAAGATCTAGGCGCTTCGGTCTTGGAATGGAGATCGAAAAAGGACCCCTGCAATACAAGTCCAAGCACGACCCCGTACCGCTGTCTGAACTTGAGGAAGCCATACTGGTGTGGACGGGCCTCGGCATAAAGAACATAAACCTCTCCGATTTCCCCCCGCACGTGGGTCTTGACCTCGAGATGCAGTTCACAAGCAAGACGATTCCGGCCCTCGGGGACGTGCACAGAACCGAGCTTTTCTACACGAACGACGAGGGGCTCTATATGATAAAGATGCACGACCGACGCGCCGAGGATTTCGAAGGTCTTGAAAAAATGACCCGCCACCAGAGAGTGGACCGGATACTTGAGCTGTTCCGCGAATCCAAGATCAAGCTTTCAGACGGAAGGGCGGACCTGCCGTCAAAACCTCCGGGAATCGCCGCCCATAATCTTTGGAACGTGAACAAGCCCGGAACTACGGTATTCATGCCTGTAACCGATCTTTCGGCGTGCATAATCAATCTCTACTTTTTCTACATGAGACCAGATCACAGGTTCAATTTCGTCGACGAGCTTCACAGGCTGAGACCACCCGGAACCGCGCACTGGCTTGAGCAAGGGTTTCTGGACAAGTCCAAAAGGATGCCGCTTGTCGAGGCAGAGCTTCGCTTCGCAAACGGTTACATCGCGGAGCAGGCATTCATGGGACAGAACATGGTCCTGACGCTTCAGACCCTAGGTCTTGGAGGGTGGCTTTTCAGCGGATTCGCCAGCATGTTCATGCTCGGCGGAACCCCTTTCAACAGGGGACTGGGCTTTCGGTTCGCCACTCCGAAAATACAGGGCGACACGGGAAATCCCAACCCGGTGGCAGTAGGTCGTGACGACCTGTTCCAAGCGTTCTGCCCGCCGTACTACAAGGACATGGGGGAAGCCGTGGAGGCGTTTAACGACATGAAGTGGACGAACTGGGAATCTCACAAGCTTCCCTACAAGGATCCGACGGGAGTGCTCGCAGAGGTTGAAAGGCCCAGCAAGGACGAAATTCAGGTCGTAAAGGACATCTGCAACTACGTTTACGACACGTACGGGAGGTTCCCGGCTTTCTCAGACCCAATGTTCCTTCGGTTCATGGTGCAGGCCCATCATCTGGATCTGGATTTCTACGACAAGTACTACCCGCCCGGAGCCTATACGGAGGCACACAAAAACCATTTCGCGCGCTGGCATCCTGATATTCCTGACCCGTTTTCGGGCAGTTAGGCAGCCCCGCGCGTTCCCTCTCATAACGCTTCAAACGATATAATTCTGGAGACCTTCTAAGATGGAAAAAAACAAGCTACAAAGAACTTTCGGGTTGCTCATGACATTGGTTGTCGTAAGCATGGTCGCCACTGCTTTGACAAGTTGCGACACGAATGACGAAGACTTCAACCTCAACACCTTCCCTGTTTTTAAAATGGGAATGCTGCTTTCTAAAACAGGAGAGCCTGAGATAGGACACAACTACGAACCGGGGGTCAGGCTGGCGGTTAAGGAGATACAGGAAGCGGGAGTGAACGTAATTCTTGCGGAGAGAGACAGCGCATGCAGTCTGGACACTGCGGAAAAATCCTTCAGTCAGCTTATGGATGAAGGCGTACATGGCATTATCGGAGCCGGGTGTTCGGCCGTTTCCTTCGGACTCCTTGACGAGATAAACAAATATGAAATGGTAATGATCTCTCCGGTGAGCTCTTCTCCCGTTCTGACTACAGAACCGACCTCAGGTAACGGGTTTTTCTTCAGATCAAAGCCCTCCGATGCGTTTAGGGCCGTAGTTATCGCCAAAGTTATAGACGAAGACGGAGGGGGCGATAACATCGCCGTAATCCATATAGACGATGCCTACGGCAACGCTCTTAAAGATGCTTTAATAGAAACGGTAGGAGACAGTTCCAAGATCACGCAGATTTCCTATTCCCCGGAGGCTACCGCTTCTGAGTACGCAGAAGTTGCCCGGCAAGCCAGTTCCTCAAACCCCGACGCCATAGTAATTGTTCCCTTAGGAGCGGAGCGCACGGACGTTATAGCGGCGTTGATTTCCGCAGACACGGAACCATCTCAGACAAGAATATATCTTGCCGGTGCCGCGCCGGCTAACCTTGATACAAACGTAAGAAATCTTCTGGGAATACCCGGCGATGAAGTTCAGGTGGAGGGAGTAAAAGGTATTACTACTTTTTTTCCGGAAAATGCGGATTTTGCCCGCCGTATAATGGAATTTGCCCCGGAGATAGGATGTCCTTCCTGCCCGCGACATGCTTATGATGCCACCGTTATCATGGTTCTTGCCGCTTTGAGTACACGGACTGTGGAGCCATCAGAATACGTAAATGAGACAAGCGATGTGACGAGGGGCGGTGAGAAGTGCCAGAGCTTCTCAGAGTGTCTCGACCTGGTTGTTGAAGGTAAGGATATAGACTATGACGGAGTATCCGGCACCATCGAACTTGATGATGCTGGCGATCCTACGGAAGGAATTTACGAGATCAGCAGGTACGATGCAGAGGGCATCCCGGTAAAAGTGGGAAGCATCTCTGTTCCTTAATTACGAGTAAAGAAAACAAGAGGAAGAAGAGTTCAATCAGCAATGCACCTGAAGAATCCACGGGTTTCCTTGTAAGCACTATCGCCAGGAAACTTCTTCTCCTAAAGAAACCTTATGCTAATCTCGCTTTCCGCCGAAAATCCATCTGAACGGTTGTTTCGCAAGCAATAAAACAACCTGAAGGTTAAGCAGCACCCCCGCAAAACTCAGAAGATCGGAGGGCTTCATGTAGATTTGCGAATCCCACACCCCCATCTGCCCGCTTATGACTATGAAGTCACCCTCAACGGACGATTCCTTCACCGTTATCTCAAAATCCCCGGCTGGGCTGGTTACTTTCATTAAAATTCTCCCGTGACCGATTAAAAAGCTCTGGATTCATTATACCAAAAAACCGGAACCGTCACCCGGAAACTGAAAGGGCATCTCTCATCACTTCCACCGGGGCGTCTTCGCCAGTCCAGATCTCAAAAGCGTCAACCCCCTGGTAAAGTAGCATGCCGAGTCCGGATTCCGCCCTTAACCCGAGGGCTCTTGAGTCCCTTACAAGCCCAGTAACGGGAGGCTTATAGACAAGGTCGTAGACCACGCAGTTTTGGCTAAGCAGATCAAGCGGAAGGGAAAGCGGTTCGATATCGCCCATTCCGGCAGACGAGCAGTTAATCACTATATCCGCCTGCTCCATCAGTTCCGAAACCCGACCCGAGTCGTCAAGCGGTGCTGCGGAGAATCCGATGTCGCTAAAGTGGGGAGAAAATTCCTCCAAGAGTTCCTGAGCTTTCAAATAGGTTCTGTTCACAACCACGACGCCTCGGGCGCGGCCTGTACACATCGCCACTATGACGGCCCTTGAAGCTCCGCCCGCTCCCACGATAAAAACATTCTTGCCCCTCGGGGAGAATTCAAGCTCGGATTCAAGCGCCCTCAACACCCCGGAGATGTCCGTATTATAGCCCTTGAGCCTTCCGTTTTCGTTAACTATGGTGTTTACAGCTCCGACCATGGATGCTTCGGGAGCGATCTCATCCAGGCCCTCCATGACGGACTGCTTGTGCGGGATAGTGACGTTAATTCCGCAAAGACCAAGGGCTCTTATTGATTTTACGGCCTGAGCTACGTTTCGGGGATCCACATCGAAGGCCAGATAGACGCAGTCAAGTCCCAGATGCCTGAACGCCGCGTTATGCATGGCGGGAGACAGGCTCTGGGATACCGGATGGCCGAAAATGCCGTATATCCGTGTCGTGGCTCTTATTTCCAAATCCGCTCGTCCTTTGGGTGGCCGCGGAGAATTCGGTGAACCGCCGCGATATCGTGATTTATCTGCTCTACAAGCTTATCCACATTTTCAAAACGCTTCTCGTCTCTTAGCCTCTCGACAAAATTAACTCTGAATTTCTTTCCGTAAAGATCCTCATTGAAATCAAAGATATGGGTCTCAACCGTAAGCTTGCTCTCTTCGAATGTCGGGCGGACCCCTATATTGGTAATACTTTCGTGGGAGCCGTCGGAAAGTTTGACGTAGGTAGCGTAGACTCCCGGTTTGGGAAGAATCTCCCATTCGGTATCAAGGTTAACTGTGGGAAAACCCAGTTTCCTGCCTCTTCTTTCTCCTTCCACAACGACACCCTCTATGTAGTAATCGTAACCGAAAAACCGGTTTGCCTCGCTGATTTCCCCGTCTCTTACAAGGCTTCTTATAGCGCTACTACTCACCACCCAATCATTTACCCGCGCCGCTTCGGCAACCACAGTGTTGAATCCATGCGTTTCTCCCATTGACCGCAGAAGATCGACGTTTCCTTGTCTTTTGTGTCCGAAAGAGAATCCGGGACCCACAACTATGTTCTTTATCCTCAGGCGGTCAAGAAGAATGTCTTTTACGAAATTCTCCGCGCTTACCTCTGAAAGTTCATGGGTGAAGTTAAGACAGACAACCGCATCAATTCCCGTGGACTCAAGCATCTCGAATCTCCGGCTTAAAGGGAAGATAAGGGAAACCTCCTTTCTGCCGAGAACTTTCTGCGGATGGGGATCGAAGGTGATTACGCAGGAACGCATGGAATTTTCCCGCGAGCGCTGTTTCACGGCGTCTATTATTTTTTTGTGTCCGAGATGAATCCCGTCAAAATTTCCAATGCCCGCTGAGGTCTGGAAATCCAGAGGCTGTTTGGGATCAATGATAATTTCCATGTTTTCCGAAAACCAAAATCGTAAAAAAAATAAACACCCGCTGGAAGCGGGGAAGGAAAGAATGAAATACTACCATATAATTCCCCCCTTTTTATCCAAAAACCTCGCGCACACCCCGAAAACCGCTCCAAGCACCCTCCTGACACACGAAAAAGGCCCTGTATATCTCGCTGGTCGCATCGTCCATGGTGACCACCAGATCCCACTTCTCCTCTTCAGCCCACCCGTGCGTGCTGGCGTCCTGATGTATCATCATCCCCACCTGCTACAGAGGAAATAAATCTAGACAGCTTCCCCGCCGCAAAAGCGGACAACTGATTTGCTACAAATCCGGACATATGACTTATTATTAACACATCTACTTGAAAACAGTTAACCAAGAAGTTAGATTTACCGTTAGGTCCTAAGACTTTCACAGCCTGCGATGTTCAGTTGACATCGGCAATCCGTCAACTTAAAAGAATAATTTCTTAATAATACGATGGAGCAAGCGGCTGGTTATAGGGGTAATTACCTAAAAAAGGGGGCGCTGAGGCAATAGAAAAAGAGGAAACAGAAAAAGCCGGTTAAGAGGGGCGGTTTCATCTTCCGTTCCTCCCGTAAGGGGGGTCGGGTTACCGGTCTAGCTATTAAGATGCCCTTCTTTCTTTATAGATGACTGTTCCGCCAGCCCGACCTCCTGTTTTCTAGGTTTGTCAAGTTTAATACATAATTCCCTTTTTAAGAATTGTGACCTTTAGATATAACTCCCATACTTTTGCTACGTTACATTCAGTTTTGCCAATTTTCAAAAGGAACTTATGTGCGTTTAAATACACTAAGAGTTGAACAAGAA
This genomic stretch from Candidatus Dadabacteria bacterium harbors:
- the def gene encoding peptide deformylase — its product is MAQQREITELGNPVLRQKAESVENISDTDIQELIDDLIITAAEASGVGIAAPQVSESLRIFIIAGTASPRYPDVPETETRVIINPEIVSVSDELEKGWEGCLSIPGLRALVPRHKYIQATYRDRNNNLVEESFSDFAARVFQHEYDHINGVVFLDRVESSLEIITENEYMKLVAESDSEEEE
- a CDS encoding bifunctional riboflavin kinase/FAD synthetase; its protein translation is MEIIIDPKQPLDFQTSAGIGNFDGIHLGHKKIIDAVKQRSRENSMRSCVITFDPHPQKVLGRKEVSLIFPLSRRFEMLESTGIDAVVCLNFTHELSEVSAENFVKDILLDRLRIKNIVVGPGFSFGHKRQGNVDLLRSMGETHGFNTVVAEAARVNDWVVSSSAIRSLVRDGEISEANRFFGYDYYIEGVVVEGERRGRKLGFPTVNLDTEWEILPKPGVYATYVKLSDGSHESITNIGVRPTFEESKLTVETHIFDFNEDLYGKKFRVNFVERLRDEKRFENVDKLVEQINHDIAAVHRILRGHPKDERIWK
- a CDS encoding shikimate dehydrogenase → MEIRATTRIYGIFGHPVSQSLSPAMHNAAFRHLGLDCVYLAFDVDPRNVAQAVKSIRALGLCGINVTIPHKQSVMEGLDEIAPEASMVGAVNTIVNENGRLKGYNTDISGVLRALESELEFSPRGKNVFIVGAGGASRAVIVAMCTGRARGVVVVNRTYLKAQELLEEFSPHFSDIGFSAAPLDDSGRVSELMEQADIVINCSSAGMGDIEPLSLPLDLLSQNCVVYDLVYKPPVTGLVRDSRALGLRAESGLGMLLYQGVDAFEIWTGEDAPVEVMRDALSVSG
- a CDS encoding NAD(P)-binding protein, with translation MNQAGSAPTHSNGRIRYGPDMKVLIVGGGIAGLTLCGLLQQRGFQPTLVERAPEFGDVGYVIVVWPSGSRILKGLGLYERLQEQGCAFTSYNISNYRGKVINSYTIDSVVEKYGPIISIYRPDLIDILRAAVSEDSIRMNTMVVSLEDTEDGVETVFSDGSAGTYDLVIGCDGIRSKVRRDVFGEVPLRYSGMSGWGFWVNPDLCSHEGIIEYWGRGKFLGMWPTRGRLAVFTSVRRKSGVRDSVDTRIESIRQSFAEFGGVVPEILRGLDDPREVYYDEYNDLRMDGWSRGRVVLVGDAVHAILPNAGAGVSMAMESAAVLAEELCRTDSVNFSHAFRQYESRRKARVNKVQNQSRIMGKFIYTESGILSSIRDYVVRAYSSRQLFRYWDNMLKDPL
- a CDS encoding AMP-binding protein, with the protein product MELIQRAGSFAERTAVEDWTGNFTYTDLLRVSRFGALNLLGGQRDLEEKRVAFIVPPGFGYVALKLGVWMAGGVSVPLGMAHSPREIEYVIGDSGADTVIFHPDLGYKLEGISFGAGVGLRELEDVLRPADGEPPLIREERRAMIIYTSGTTSRPKGVVSTHLNIKAQINSMAGAWEWSPEDSILNVLPLHHLHGILNVVLCSLWSGARCVMMDGFSPRDVWEGFEKKDLTLFMGVPTIYSKLIDFWENSTAQKKKQMSDCTRKLRLMVCGSAALPVSVLEKWKEISGHVLLERYGMTEIGMALSNPYRGERLPGRVGFAMPGVEVGIFDARDGQLREGGQGEIRVRGENVFLEYWGKPRETENAFCDGWFKTGDIAFLEQGGSYRILGRESVDIIKSGGYKISALEIEEVLREHPLVEECAVVGISDPSWGERVGAALVLREGFSIELEELRDWASCGLARYKLPTRLLLLSSLPRNSMGKVTKNAIKQSFENSL
- a CDS encoding amino acid ABC transporter substrate-binding protein, with the translated sequence MEKNKLQRTFGLLMTLVVVSMVATALTSCDTNDEDFNLNTFPVFKMGMLLSKTGEPEIGHNYEPGVRLAVKEIQEAGVNVILAERDSACSLDTAEKSFSQLMDEGVHGIIGAGCSAVSFGLLDEINKYEMVMISPVSSSPVLTTEPTSGNGFFFRSKPSDAFRAVVIAKVIDEDGGGDNIAVIHIDDAYGNALKDALIETVGDSSKITQISYSPEATASEYAEVARQASSSNPDAIVIVPLGAERTDVIAALISADTEPSQTRIYLAGAAPANLDTNVRNLLGIPGDEVQVEGVKGITTFFPENADFARRIMEFAPEIGCPSCPRHAYDATVIMVLAALSTRTVEPSEYVNETSDVTRGGEKCQSFSECLDLVVEGKDIDYDGVSGTIELDDAGDPTEGIYEISRYDAEGIPVKVGSISVP